The DNA region ACGCCGATGTTTTCCAGACCGAAGGCGATCTCTTCAAAGACGGTGTATTTCGCGCCGCTGATCTGGTTGAAGGGATTTTGGAACGCCAGCCCGACGTTCAACACCCATTCATCCAGCGTGGACTCGGATGAATTTTTCCCATCCACTTCGATTTCGCCCGAGATTTCGCCTTTGAAAAAATGCGGAACAAATCCCGCCAGCGCATAACACAGCGTGGATTTGCCTGCGCCGTTGGGTCCCATGACCGCGACGAACTCGCCTTCGTTCACCTGCAGGTTGACATTTTGCAGGACAGGCGTTTTTGTGAGTGGATATTTGTACGTGACGTTTTGAAGGTTTACGAGAGCCATAGGTTCAATGAAATGGTGAGGATGACGACAAACACCAGCCCAAGCCGCAGGGATTTGTCAAAGGATGTGTCGGGAATCTCATGGAGGGATGTTTTCTTGTTTTTGGAAGTGAAGCCGCGCGCTTCGATGGCGATGGCGCGTTCCTCCACTTCCACCAGCGAGCCGAATACCAGCGGACCCACAAGCGGCACGATGGCGCCCGCCCGCTTGAGGGCGCTGCTTTCGGTATCAAGTCCGCGCGAACGCTGGGCGGAGATGATGGTCTGTGATTTGGCGATCATCTGCGGCAGGATCTGCAGCGTGGAGATGATGACATAGGCGAATTGCCCGGGCAGTCCGCGGCGGGTGAGGTCGGTCATCAACTCGCTGGGATGGGTGGTGAGCAGGAAGAGTGTGAACGCCGAGACCATGACGATGATGCGCACGGCATTGCGGAAGGCGTACAGCACGCTTTCCTGAGTCGCGCTCAGGAAGTAGAACTCGAAGATGTTCTCTTCGCCGATGGGATGGAAGAGAGACTGCATGACGAAGAGAAAGGTCGCGGTCGGCAGGATGAGGCGCGAAGCTGTCCAGAAAAATTCGCGCGAGACCCTGCCAACAAAACTTAACGGAACGACGGCGAACAACGTCAGCAGATGGGGCGCCCAATACCATTTGCTCAGGAAGGCGACCAGGATGAGCGCAAGAACAAGCGTCAGTTTGGTCAGCGGATTGAGGCGGTGCAGGGAACTGTCCCTGTGGATGTAGAAAGAGAGGCGCTCTTGCATAGGCGGGTATTATATACGGAAAAGAAGAGAGACCAGAATGTTTCTGGTCTCTCTTTGTTGGTTGCTTTTTTACGTTTATCCGCCCAGGATGTTGCGAAGCATGAACGCCGCAAACAGAACGAGCAGAACAATGACGCCGATGGCGATGTACAACTGGCTCCTGTCCGCGCCGCCTTCCACTTCCACCTGGTGCGGTTTTGGATAGCCGCCAATCGTGCGCTTGGGCAAGCCAAGGATGATGGCGAATGCGACCATGGCGGTGGTGATCTTATCCACGGGCTCGGCAATAAAGTTGGTGCTCAACACCGACTCCCAAATGCCGCGCCCCGTCTCGAGCAGGTAGGCGGTGATGAAGGATGAACCACTGGCGGTAATGCCGCCAAACAGATAGACGGCGATCGGCGTGCCGACAACCGCGGCAGTGAGCGCGATCACGAAACCGGTCACGACCACGCGCCACCAGCTCTTGAAGAAGCCCCACTGCGCCATGCGTCCAGCCATGTAACCGATCATGGCGGCAACGGGCCACCAGGGGAGCGCGCCGGGGTCAATGGCGATGCCCCAGATGATATTGGAAAGCGCCCCCGTCAACGCGCCCGCCCACGGTCCGCACAGCACAGCGACCAGCACCGTACCGATGGAATCCAGGTATACAGGCAGCCTAAGCACGAGCACGATCTGCCCGACGGCGATATTGATGGCGATGGCGATCGGGATGAGCACCCAAGCCTGTGTGTTGAAATTGCTTTTGATTTTTTCAAGCCAAGTCATCCGCTTGGTGATAATAGCCCAAGCAATCAAGATTCCAAGCGCTACAGCAATTGCGATAGTAAAAATTTGCATTTTACATTCTCCTTTTTTATTTTGTAACACCTGTTTTACGTTTTTGTTTCGTTGGACATGCGTGCCAGTTTCTCCATCCTTTCCAGAAACACCTCCATGAACATGCGCGGACGCACGCCCATTGCCACCCTCATGTTCGCGGGTTTCTTCTCATAATTATAAAAATCTGCGAACGTGTTGCCAAGCCCCACGCCTGTTGAAATATCCACATCCACCACCAGTTCCTGATAGTCGCATATTTCGGGCATGAAGGTCAGTGCCAGCGTCATCGGGTCGTTGATGACACAACCCTGAATGTGCTGGTATTCGTCGTGAAATTCCATGTAAAAGCGGGTCGAGTCCGCAATGTATCTGGTAATCGGCGAATCGATGCTCAGCAGGCGCTTCAGGTCGTTCCCTGTGAAAATACATTGATAGGTCACATCCAGCGGCGTGAGCGTGATCGGCATCCCCGAATGAAAAACAACGTGCGCCGCGTGCGGGTCCACATACGTATTGAACTCCGCCAGCGCCGTAGTGTTGCCTGCATGCTGAAGCGCGCCGCCCATGACGAACACCTCCCTGACGTTCTCCACAATACGCGGTTCCTTGCGAAGCGCCAGGGCGACATTCGTCAGCGGACCGATGGCGATCAGCGTGATCTCTCCCGGCTGTGACATGATGCTGTCGATCAGAAAATCGCTTCCGTGCTCAACCTGCGGCTTGCTCAGCGGACTTGGAAGTTGTGCGTATCCCAAGCCTTTATCGCCGTGCGTCTCCGGGCTGAGCAGGGACTCTTTCACCAGCGGCAAGTCACAGCCTTTATACACAGGGATGTGACTCGCACCAGCCAATTCTAAAATCGACAGCGCGTTCTCGGTCGTCTGTTCAGTGGAGACATTGCCATGCACGGTGACGATTCCATCGATCACCAGTTCGGGCGAGGCGAGAGCGAGCAAAATGGCGAGCGAGTCGTCGATGCCGGGGTCGGTGTCAAAGATGATGTGTTTGGGGTTCATAAAGATTCCGTAGGTCACGTTAAGCGCCCAGATATGGGTGTGTAACGTGACTGTCACGCTAAAAGTGTGACCTGCAAAGGCTTTCCATTCTCTCTAAAAACAACTCCACGAATTCGCGCCCGCGCACACCCAGCGCAACCTTCATATTCGCAGGCTTCTTTGCCACCTTCATAAAATCCGCATAGGTCTTGCCCGTGGAAACACCGCCCGAAATATCCACGCTGACATAATGTTCTTCAAGAGTCAGCAGTTCCGGCGCGATGACCGCCGCCAGTGTCAACGGATCGTGCAGGGCACAGCCCCGGAAGCCTTCGTATTTCAAATAGAATTCCATGTACTGTGCCGTCGCGTCGCGGACGAAACGCGCAATGGGCGAATCCATTTTGTTCAGCCGTTCGATGTCGTCGCCCGTCAGCAGGCATTGATAGGTCACGTCCAGCGGAATGAGCGTGATCGGGATGCCCGAATGAAAGACGACATGCGCCGCGTGCGGGTCTTCATGGATGTTGAATTCTGCCAGCGGCGAGACGTTGCCGCCCGCGCGGATTGCTCCGCCCATGATGACGAGTTCCTTGACGG from Anaerolineales bacterium includes:
- a CDS encoding energy-coupling factor transporter transmembrane component T translates to MQERLSFYIHRDSSLHRLNPLTKLTLVLALILVAFLSKWYWAPHLLTLFAVVPLSFVGRVSREFFWTASRLILPTATFLFVMQSLFHPIGEENIFEFYFLSATQESVLYAFRNAVRIIVMVSAFTLFLLTTHPSELMTDLTRRGLPGQFAYVIISTLQILPQMIAKSQTIISAQRSRGLDTESSALKRAGAIVPLVGPLVFGSLVEVEERAIAIEARGFTSKNKKTSLHEIPDTSFDKSLRLGLVFVVILTISLNLWLS
- a CDS encoding nucleoside hydrolase is translated as MNPKHIIFDTDPGIDDSLAILLALASPELVIDGIVTVHGNVSTEQTTENALSILELAGASHIPVYKGCDLPLVKESLLSPETHGDKGLGYAQLPSPLSKPQVEHGSDFLIDSIMSQPGEITLIAIGPLTNVALALRKEPRIVENVREVFVMGGALQHAGNTTALAEFNTYVDPHAAHVVFHSGMPITLTPLDVTYQCIFTGNDLKRLLSIDSPITRYIADSTRFYMEFHDEYQHIQGCVINDPMTLALTFMPEICDYQELVVDVDISTGVGLGNTFADFYNYEKKPANMRVAMGVRPRMFMEVFLERMEKLARMSNETKT
- a CDS encoding nucleoside hydrolase, with translation MTPTRIIIDTDPGVDDALTFLLALASPEIQLEALTTVQGNVSLEKATRNALSVLEMVNATHIPVARGCSHPLVKAPHASGEAVHGSSGMGRTDLPDPTSSVVDAHAIDYLIERFLAEPKQISLFAIGPLTNVALAIRKEPRIVDAVKELVIMGGAIRAGGNVSPLAEFNIHEDPHAAHVVFHSGIPITLIPLDVTYQCLLTGDDIERLNKMDSPIARFVRDATAQYMEFYLKYEGFRGCALHDPLTLAAVIAPELLTLEEHYVSVDISGGVSTGKTYADFMKVAKKPANMKVALGVRGREFVELFLERMESLCRSHF